One window of Hymenobacter sp. BRD128 genomic DNA carries:
- a CDS encoding T9SS type A sorting domain-containing protein → MGQTLYTFNGGGTTGNWNSASSWTTDPTGSTAINQRVPANGDNIVVTNSFVLQLSGTVTATSLSITVQRGGVLDLSTYTFSNSLTSLAGQGTLRIGTPYFPAVTTNNFAAANTGTVEFYNWPAGPTAIPIPTSGYNNLRLLNTTATAYEVQLDNDLTLNGSLTLIRTNTTVTAPLVSFNLGLTPNTNRTLNVLGDITIGAGTSLGVTTVAGSHTLNASGSLTNNGTINLHNGTADDTQVALLNFTGATNANFACNGSTDLDILQVDKGTDSQVLLNITSTVNVSGTAQGNLRLNDLTDGVDLLVLVNGVAKLGNNIYLQKISNKTTVGSGTGFSIGSTSTNPTLWIAGATVINDNDNAFIIYGTYHISAGKLSSMTPDAMVVRETGQVIIDGGTTSVNKFRPSSTSASHRGSFTMTGGTFESLGTVPFTLNDNFARFAVPYISQAFRMSGGTLRVQNPASTDGSFQNGLFHIGVNPNNVTVTGGTIEVLLPNSSVNGNILTTSPLWNLTIKKLVAGGTSKAVLAAVTVPPSYTSGATTAAQPITVLNNFTLDATNPTTFDAAGLNVTIQGTLTVNSGCTYLTGANTTTFSGGQDQLLANNGTISNSTAATLPTSGVGATGTGSFNNWTINKSAGTLTLGGTVTTYYTPAGSTLSLLSGVLNDGGKTINVQGNLINSASHSSGGGSGSIIMNGATAQTINGDGTGVFGNLKIFNTGLAAGAVAVTLQANIAVANILTIQSNHIFAIGANRLSLTNVSTGAIQPANGFTYQRMIQTAGNQSDLGLQKTYGGADNFTFPVGTGTKFTPATIYLQVATALAKYGQVSVSPVNSRSPFVASTTNSLAYYWKVRSVGFGAIPSGAIQETFQMIDADAAGTIANYIAGRYLPTAWNTSYSGGVTDYGTYSSILFNALGQFDGEFTAGLPATFGPITSFYSRTTGNWETPATWSTTGYNGAAATTVPGAGNPVFIGSAANSAYHTVNVTANTAKSGSLVIDRGSTLDVGTTTGHNFGALPDAKVGGSGRLRVSSSAATAVFPGGDFGSFIQYGGGTVEYYTTGTRNFTVPTVSGSLTLNQYRNLWLNAASGQTITLPAQDLRIYAQLKTGVANGATTFPGTVFVSSGTAGNLRADSLLAVQAGVFRLQGTTARSLTVDTDVLVASGATFDVLNNAAVTHSLSVSGKLTNNGTLDFKVGTGLVNLTFLNNQNLNLTTQNANLTSAGPLTDLYTLTVNKGLDRTSQLTLDGSGLLTTPSNGWLTLTTGTLNYTKPSATLTIHDAVATPYLITDNAGLTVNAAGGTVTVATNNNAAADLKLAGQLQILQGTLQVGANGNVGNDLEYASAGAPGIKITGGNLYVNGQIRRTVANLDGALRFDQSGGTIDIDGQGAAVSPNNERGLFEVQGKGSIFRMSGGSLNLHRSNQKSPILTADLYLAPDSTVVTAGTVVLGNTAAGVGNVTISVSSTVPLYDLQVAPGADNTNTNTGLLTGVIPLTLSGSLTIGNNYSFFNANGLGLNINQNLFNNNSSTSTALNAGGFQPITTTQTTTFVGGVPTQLLNGTGANLTVFGSLVLNTPQTNGTLQLGGNILTAGTLTLTKGTLDDKGYTITALGDVLNSATHLSSAPTGGGLTLGGMANQNIGGNGTGVFGNVTLNNGAGATTISNQQITKVLTFSNGVLTIGSNLLWLSNPAAGAVTGYNATHFIRTNGIVADLGLRKSYPNGALDFTFPLGSAAKYTPVRMNVTANSKAGTLTVQPIDLAHPSTTGSGTNKISFYWKVSSTIGSPTVSQYFTYGANDVAGNETLYKVGRFYNGAWTPLGGIASVPAASATTHTLTNPSFTDAVNNTIDGDYTGGDATEFQTVPTFYSRNSTAGRPGGSPWTSAASWTNNSDGSDPLPTFNTYPTLANPVIISSGHLITTTTGSLGAANLLLNGTLDLGTYAANNFNTVKGTGTVRIGSALFPAGNYAAFVAANGGTVDYSGAVQLPARDTYNNLTFSGGNGKQLSNLDLTINGALTLASGTTVDNPTSQNITLTSATSGATLGGTFNLNDGTLTTGAFLTNSGTLTLGAGLTSVGTNFTNSGTLNNGTGGVSVGAAFSNSGAYKANLGTGSLTVGTTFANSGTYTAGTGKLTVGSDFTNTTSGTFTAASSNGTAGNSYIMVNGNFSNGGTYNAAPNILRIAGDFTNSSSGTFSADASTTSLYGNFTNTGTFNPGTSLVQFITDANRVLTGSTVFYDVQKVSTAALTLQPSTTITVADVLTMRGGLITTGTTSMVALANTTIQPIVGASPTTYINGRLQIALPDAAASIRVFPVGLGGRYRPVTITPQAASSSAVVLVEIINGAPAGKIDATLSNLSANRYYRIQLQSGTITQPAIQLSYNTDVVDEEVHVPGNLRVAKSTGPITASSTWSTAGGAGVFSPDYPRGYTTSAGAQTAITTNSFFALASTNQVDNPLTGTAPLPVELVSFTAARQGTTVRTAWTTASEKNSAYFVVQRSADGHTFADVIRVAALGNSLSRHDYTALDASPLAGVSYYRLRQVDQNGTSAYSPVVTVRFDEQPAAPALVVYPNPTAGQQFQLLTTNLAATGGTVQLLDNVGRLVLTKAAAPGTVEMTIQPAQPLASGIYIATWQTADGLKLTTKVVVN, encoded by the coding sequence ATGGGCCAAACCTTGTATACATTCAATGGCGGGGGCACTACTGGTAACTGGAATAGTGCCAGTTCGTGGACGACTGACCCTACCGGTTCTACCGCCATCAACCAGCGGGTACCGGCTAACGGGGATAATATCGTGGTCACGAACAGCTTCGTGTTGCAACTGAGCGGCACCGTAACTGCGACCAGCTTGAGCATCACCGTGCAACGGGGCGGCGTACTCGACTTGTCTACTTACACATTCAGTAATTCTCTCACCAGCCTGGCCGGCCAAGGGACTTTGCGCATTGGCACTCCGTACTTTCCAGCTGTTACGACTAACAATTTTGCTGCTGCCAACACCGGCACTGTGGAGTTTTATAACTGGCCGGCCGGCCCGACCGCCATACCTATCCCAACTTCTGGCTATAATAACCTGCGCCTGCTTAATACCACGGCTACGGCCTACGAGGTGCAGCTTGATAACGACCTGACGCTCAATGGCAGTCTCACACTAATCCGCACCAACACCACTGTTACTGCTCCGCTGGTTAGCTTCAATCTGGGCCTAACGCCCAACACCAACCGCACACTGAACGTGCTGGGCGACATTACAATTGGTGCCGGCACCTCGCTGGGCGTAACGACCGTCGCCGGTTCGCACACCCTGAATGCGAGTGGCAGCCTGACCAACAACGGCACGATAAACCTGCACAACGGCACAGCCGATGATACGCAGGTAGCGTTACTCAACTTTACGGGAGCGACCAATGCTAATTTTGCCTGTAACGGCTCTACTGACTTAGATATTTTACAAGTCGATAAGGGCACTGATAGCCAAGTACTACTGAATATAACATCGACAGTTAACGTGAGCGGTACCGCTCAAGGTAACTTGCGTTTGAATGACCTTACTGATGGAGTTGACCTTTTGGTACTGGTAAATGGCGTTGCCAAGCTTGGAAATAATATTTACCTACAAAAAATTAGCAATAAAACTACCGTAGGGTCAGGTACTGGGTTTTCTATTGGCTCGACTTCCACTAATCCTACACTCTGGATAGCAGGCGCTACCGTTATAAATGATAACGATAATGCATTTATTATCTATGGAACTTACCACATCAGTGCGGGTAAGCTATCTTCTATGACCCCCGATGCCATGGTAGTGCGCGAAACCGGGCAAGTTATTATTGATGGCGGCACTACTTCGGTCAATAAGTTTCGTCCTTCTAGTACTTCTGCCTCTCACCGTGGTTCCTTTACCATGACAGGCGGCACGTTTGAAAGCCTGGGCACCGTTCCGTTTACACTCAACGACAATTTTGCGCGCTTTGCGGTCCCGTATATCAGTCAAGCATTTCGAATGAGTGGCGGTACGTTGCGGGTACAGAATCCAGCCAGTACTGACGGGTCGTTTCAAAATGGATTGTTTCACATCGGAGTAAACCCGAACAACGTCACCGTAACGGGCGGCACGATTGAAGTGCTACTGCCCAATTCAAGTGTAAACGGCAATATTCTAACTACGTCTCCGCTGTGGAACCTGACTATCAAAAAACTGGTGGCTGGTGGCACAAGTAAGGCAGTGCTAGCTGCCGTGACGGTACCGCCTAGCTACACCTCGGGCGCTACAACGGCTGCTCAGCCCATAACGGTGCTCAACAACTTCACGCTTGACGCCACCAACCCTACCACATTTGATGCTGCGGGCCTAAACGTTACCATTCAGGGAACTCTCACCGTTAATTCGGGCTGTACTTACCTGACGGGAGCTAACACAACAACCTTCAGCGGTGGGCAAGACCAGTTGCTGGCTAACAACGGTACTATAAGCAACAGCACGGCGGCTACACTGCCCACCTCGGGTGTGGGGGCCACCGGCACCGGCTCATTCAACAACTGGACGATAAATAAATCGGCGGGCACGCTCACCCTAGGGGGCACGGTAACGACTTACTATACGCCTGCCGGCTCGACCCTCTCGCTGCTCAGCGGCGTACTAAACGACGGTGGGAAGACTATCAACGTGCAGGGCAACCTCATCAACTCGGCTTCGCATTCGAGTGGTGGGGGCTCGGGCAGCATTATCATGAATGGGGCCACGGCGCAAACCATTAATGGCGACGGCACGGGGGTATTCGGCAACCTGAAAATATTTAATACTGGGCTGGCAGCGGGCGCGGTAGCAGTTACTCTACAGGCCAATATCGCGGTGGCTAACATCCTGACCATTCAAAGCAATCACATCTTTGCAATTGGCGCCAACCGCCTATCGCTGACCAACGTTAGTACTGGCGCAATTCAGCCAGCAAATGGCTTTACCTATCAGCGCATGATTCAGACGGCAGGAAACCAGAGCGACCTGGGCCTGCAAAAAACCTATGGCGGGGCAGATAACTTTACCTTTCCGGTCGGCACGGGCACGAAATTCACTCCGGCTACCATCTACCTGCAAGTAGCTACTGCCTTGGCGAAGTACGGCCAGGTGAGTGTGAGCCCCGTTAATTCGCGGAGTCCGTTCGTGGCTAGCACCACCAACTCACTCGCTTATTACTGGAAAGTGCGCAGCGTTGGCTTCGGAGCAATTCCGAGCGGAGCTATCCAAGAAACCTTCCAGATGATTGATGCGGACGCGGCGGGCACCATTGCCAACTACATAGCGGGGCGCTACCTGCCAACGGCCTGGAACACTTCGTATTCGGGTGGAGTAACTGACTACGGCACTTATTCCAGTATCTTGTTCAACGCCCTTGGCCAGTTTGACGGCGAGTTTACGGCCGGTCTACCAGCCACGTTTGGGCCAATTACTTCTTTTTACAGCCGCACAACCGGCAACTGGGAAACTCCCGCCACCTGGAGCACGACGGGCTACAACGGCGCGGCGGCTACTACAGTGCCGGGCGCGGGCAACCCGGTCTTCATTGGCTCGGCTGCCAACAGCGCCTACCACACGGTGAACGTAACGGCTAATACCGCCAAATCAGGCTCGCTGGTGATTGACCGGGGCTCGACCTTAGACGTGGGCACCACGACTGGCCACAATTTTGGCGCACTGCCCGATGCCAAAGTAGGCGGCTCGGGTCGTCTGCGCGTAAGCTCGTCGGCGGCGACGGCAGTTTTCCCCGGCGGCGATTTCGGCTCGTTTATTCAGTACGGCGGGGGCACGGTAGAATACTATACTACCGGCACCCGGAACTTTACTGTGCCAACGGTATCAGGCTCGCTGACCTTGAACCAATATCGCAACCTATGGCTAAATGCCGCTAGCGGCCAGACCATCACCCTGCCTGCCCAGGACCTGCGGATATATGCCCAGCTCAAGACCGGCGTTGCCAACGGCGCTACCACGTTCCCCGGCACTGTATTCGTGAGCAGCGGCACCGCTGGCAACCTGCGCGCCGATTCGCTGCTGGCTGTGCAGGCCGGCGTTTTCCGGCTGCAAGGCACTACCGCCCGCAGCCTGACTGTCGACACCGACGTGCTGGTGGCTAGCGGCGCCACATTCGACGTGCTCAATAATGCTGCGGTAACCCACTCTCTCTCGGTGAGCGGCAAGCTCACCAACAACGGTACCCTGGACTTTAAGGTCGGCACCGGCCTGGTCAACCTAACTTTTCTGAACAATCAGAACCTCAACCTGACCACCCAGAATGCCAACCTGACCAGCGCCGGCCCGCTCACCGACCTCTACACCCTAACGGTGAATAAGGGCCTGGACCGCACCTCGCAGCTGACCCTCGACGGCAGCGGCTTGCTCACTACACCCAGCAACGGCTGGCTGACGCTGACCACCGGCACACTGAACTACACCAAGCCGAGCGCTACCCTGACCATTCACGACGCGGTAGCGACGCCCTACCTCATCACCGACAACGCCGGCCTGACGGTAAACGCTGCTGGCGGCACCGTGACGGTGGCAACCAACAACAACGCAGCGGCCGACCTGAAGCTGGCCGGCCAGCTGCAAATTTTGCAAGGCACCCTGCAAGTAGGGGCTAATGGCAACGTTGGCAACGACCTGGAGTATGCCAGCGCGGGCGCACCGGGTATCAAGATTACCGGCGGCAACCTGTACGTGAACGGCCAGATTCGGCGCACCGTGGCCAACCTAGACGGGGCACTGCGCTTCGACCAGAGCGGCGGCACCATTGACATCGACGGCCAGGGCGCTGCAGTGTCTCCGAACAACGAGCGCGGCTTGTTTGAAGTTCAAGGCAAAGGCAGCATCTTCCGCATGAGCGGCGGCTCGCTGAACCTGCACCGCTCGAACCAGAAGAGCCCCATCCTGACCGCCGACCTCTACCTAGCCCCCGACTCGACGGTAGTAACCGCCGGCACGGTAGTGCTGGGCAATACGGCCGCCGGCGTGGGCAACGTAACCATCAGCGTGAGCTCAACGGTGCCGTTGTATGACCTGCAAGTGGCGCCCGGTGCCGATAATACCAACACCAATACCGGCCTGCTGACGGGCGTGATTCCGCTTACGCTGAGCGGCTCGCTCACTATTGGCAACAATTATTCCTTCTTTAATGCCAACGGGCTAGGGCTGAATATCAACCAAAACCTGTTCAACAATAACAGCTCGACCAGCACGGCCCTGAACGCGGGCGGCTTTCAGCCGATTACAACGACCCAGACGACCACCTTTGTGGGCGGCGTGCCGACCCAGCTGCTGAACGGCACGGGCGCGAACCTAACCGTATTTGGCAGCCTGGTGCTGAACACGCCCCAAACGAACGGCACCTTGCAGCTCGGCGGCAACATCCTGACGGCCGGCACCCTGACCCTGACCAAAGGCACGCTCGATGACAAGGGCTATACCATTACCGCTCTGGGCGACGTGCTGAACTCGGCCACTCACCTTAGCAGCGCTCCCACTGGCGGGGGCCTGACGCTGGGCGGTATGGCCAATCAGAACATCGGTGGCAATGGCACGGGCGTCTTCGGCAATGTGACGCTGAACAACGGCGCGGGCGCCACTACCATATCTAACCAACAGATTACGAAAGTACTTACCTTCAGCAACGGGGTACTCACCATCGGCTCGAACCTGCTGTGGCTAAGCAACCCGGCGGCCGGCGCCGTAACGGGCTACAACGCCACGCACTTCATTCGCACCAATGGCATTGTGGCCGACCTGGGCCTGCGCAAGAGCTACCCTAACGGGGCGCTCGATTTCACGTTCCCGCTGGGCTCGGCGGCCAAGTATACGCCCGTGCGCATGAACGTAACTGCCAACTCCAAGGCTGGCACACTCACGGTGCAGCCCATTGACCTGGCTCATCCCTCCACCACCGGCAGCGGCACCAATAAAATCTCGTTTTACTGGAAAGTCAGCAGCACCATTGGCTCGCCCACGGTATCACAGTACTTTACCTACGGTGCCAATGACGTGGCCGGCAATGAGACGCTTTACAAGGTGGGCCGCTTCTATAACGGCGCCTGGACGCCACTGGGTGGCATTGCCAGCGTGCCGGCTGCCAGCGCTACCACGCACACCCTCACCAACCCGAGCTTTACCGATGCCGTGAACAACACCATCGACGGTGACTACACGGGCGGCGATGCCACGGAGTTCCAAACGGTGCCGACCTTCTACAGCCGCAACAGCACGGCCGGCCGGCCGGGCGGCTCGCCCTGGACCAGCGCCGCTAGCTGGACCAACAACTCCGACGGCAGCGACCCCTTGCCCACGTTCAACACCTACCCGACCCTAGCCAACCCGGTAATTATCAGTAGTGGGCACCTAATCACGACCACTACTGGCAGCCTGGGGGCCGCTAACCTGCTGCTGAACGGTACCCTGGACCTGGGCACCTACGCGGCCAACAACTTCAATACCGTGAAGGGCACCGGCACCGTGCGCATTGGCTCAGCCTTGTTCCCGGCGGGCAACTACGCGGCGTTTGTGGCGGCCAACGGGGGAACGGTAGACTACAGCGGGGCGGTGCAGTTGCCCGCCCGCGATACCTACAACAACCTGACCTTCTCGGGCGGCAACGGCAAACAGCTGAGTAACCTCGACCTGACCATCAACGGCGCGCTGACCCTAGCCAGCGGCACTACCGTCGACAACCCCACCAGCCAGAACATCACCCTGACTTCGGCGACGAGCGGGGCAACGCTGGGGGGCACGTTTAACCTCAACGACGGCACGCTAACGACGGGTGCCTTCTTGACTAACAGCGGCACGCTGACCCTGGGCGCTGGCCTCACGAGCGTGGGCACGAACTTTACCAACAGCGGCACGCTTAATAACGGCACCGGCGGGGTAAGCGTGGGGGCTGCCTTCAGCAACAGCGGCGCTTATAAGGCCAACCTGGGCACTGGCAGCCTCACCGTGGGTACCACCTTCGCCAACAGCGGCACCTACACGGCCGGCACGGGCAAGCTTACCGTGGGCAGCGACTTCACCAACACGACCAGTGGCACGTTTACGGCGGCCAGCAGCAACGGCACCGCCGGCAACAGCTACATCATGGTTAATGGGAATTTCAGCAACGGTGGCACGTATAATGCCGCGCCAAACATCCTGCGCATTGCCGGCGACTTTACCAACTCCAGCAGCGGCACCTTCTCTGCCGATGCCAGCACCACCTCGCTCTACGGCAACTTCACCAATACTGGCACTTTCAACCCCGGTACCAGCCTGGTGCAGTTTATTACCGATGCCAACCGCGTGCTGACCGGCAGCACGGTATTTTACGACGTGCAGAAGGTGAGCACGGCCGCGCTCACGCTCCAACCGTCCACGACCATTACCGTGGCCGACGTTCTGACTATGCGGGGGGGCCTCATTACCACGGGTACCACCAGCATGGTGGCCTTGGCTAATACCACTATTCAGCCCATTGTAGGGGCTAGCCCGACTACGTATATAAACGGCCGCCTCCAAATAGCCCTGCCCGACGCGGCAGCCAGCATCCGGGTATTTCCGGTGGGCCTGGGGGGCCGCTACCGCCCCGTCACGATTACGCCGCAGGCAGCTTCGTCGAGCGCGGTAGTGCTGGTCGAAATCATCAACGGCGCACCGGCTGGCAAAATCGACGCCACGCTGTCTAACTTGTCGGCCAACCGCTATTACCGCATCCAGCTGCAGTCGGGCACCATCACGCAGCCTGCGATACAGCTGAGCTACAATACTGACGTAGTGGACGAGGAAGTGCACGTGCCCGGTAACCTGCGCGTCGCCAAGTCGACCGGCCCGATTACTGCGAGCAGCACCTGGAGCACGGCCGGTGGGGCCGGGGTATTCTCGCCTGACTACCCGCGTGGCTACACCACTTCGGCGGGGGCGCAAACCGCGATTACCACCAACTCATTCTTCGCCCTGGCCTCAACCAACCAGGTAGACAACCCACTGACTGGCACGGCTCCGCTGCCCGTGGAGCTAGTAAGCTTCACGGCCGCGCGCCAAGGCACCACGGTGCGGACCGCCTGGACTACGGCTTCGGAAAAGAACAGTGCTTACTTCGTGGTGCAGCGCTCGGCCGATGGCCACACGTTTGCCGATGTGATACGGGTGGCGGCGCTGGGCAACAGCCTCAGCCGCCACGACTATACGGCCCTCGATGCCTCGCCGCTGGCCGGCGTGAGCTACTACCGCCTGCGCCAGGTAGACCAGAACGGCACCAGCGCCTACTCGCCGGTAGTCACTGTGCGCTTCGATGAGCAGCCAGCTGCCCCGGCGCTTGTGGTCTATCCGAACCCTACGGCGGGCCAGCAGTTCCAGCTGCTCACCACCAACCTAGCCGCTACCGGCGGCACGGTGCAGCTGCTCGATAACGTGGGGCGCCTCGTACTGACGAAAGCAGCTGCCCCCGGCACCGTAGAAATGACCATTCAGCCGGCGCAGCCGCTGGCTAGCGGCATCTACATTGCCACCTGGCAAACGGCCGACGGCCTGAAGCTGACCACCAAAGTGGTAGTCAACTAA